From the genome of Thermococcus sp., one region includes:
- a CDS encoding PIN domain-containing protein, whose translation MIRVYLDTNVLLNVWFKEEDPKTGDELWKAPLRILKLVETGEIEGLVSIFTLMESAHVFKRNKLNPEKVKEIEDIGIEVYVPNELALIDAFSFQLKLGTDPYDSVALASALASGCDVLITRDEDFRKKAENQIMVLSPEEFLEWIAASGGL comes from the coding sequence ATGATTAGGGTCTATCTCGACACAAATGTCCTCCTGAACGTCTGGTTCAAAGAGGAAGATCCCAAAACAGGGGATGAGCTATGGAAGGCCCCGCTTCGGATTTTAAAACTCGTCGAAACTGGTGAGATTGAGGGTCTCGTTTCGATATTCACGCTGATGGAAAGCGCCCATGTGTTTAAAAGAAACAAGCTGAACCCGGAAAAAGTCAAGGAAATTGAAGACATTGGTATTGAGGTTTACGTTCCCAATGAGTTGGCTTTGATTGATGCGTTCTCTTTTCAGTTGAAACTCGGGACCGACCCCTACGATTCTGTGGCACTGGCTTCTGCACTGGCGTCGGGATGTGATGTTCTGATAACGCGAGACGAGGACTTTAGAAAGAAGGCAGAGAACCAGATAATGGTTCTGAGCCCCGAAGAATTCCTTGAATGGATTGCGGCGAGTGGAGGGCTATGA